DNA sequence from the Coffea arabica cultivar ET-39 chromosome 11c, Coffea Arabica ET-39 HiFi, whole genome shotgun sequence genome:
TAGATAGCATTGCTAGTCACAGTGGTTCCATTTCCTATAATGACAGAGAATAGCTGCTTAACCCATTTGTAATCAATATCCATCCCAATTACCATCTTACTGTTGATATATCTATCTGAGCTTCCAGTGTCTACCAGTATAAAAACTTTCTCCCCATCTATGATGCCTGTCAATGTAATTGTTTTCCTTCTCAGAGATTCAGACAATGCATGTAAGGACAGTTCCATAGTTTGCCCTGGATTTCCTGTCTGTTCATCCTGCTCACCTATTGAATCTTCAAAagtagcatcctcttcctcctctaGTATCATACAGTTCACATGTCCTAGCTTACACTAGTGGCCTATGCTGTATTTTTCACCACATTTGAAACACAGTCCTTTACTCCTCCTGAACTGCAGTTCTTGTGCTGAgatctttttcaattctttagAGTCCTTTACTCCTCCTGAACTGCAGTTCTTGTGCTGAgatctttttcaattctttagTGTCCTCCTGCAATCTGTTATTGAACCTAGGGGTCTTAAGAGTATTATTGACAGGAACCTTATAGGTGTTGCTACCTACAGCTAAGGTATTTCCCCTTGAAAATCCAAATCTATTCTTCCCAGACCGTTTGGAGTTCTCTTTGGAGTTTTTATTCTACACTTTGAGCTAGTACTCTTGCCACTGAGATAGCTCAAAAGTCTCTGTCAATGTATCAGGTTTCAGCATTCTAATCATAGGTTTGATCTCCTCATATAAGCCACTAATGAAGCTAGAGATAAAATAGTTCTCATCCAAATTCCTATTCTTAATCAACATCAATGATTTCAACTCCTCAAATTTTTCCTGATATTCTTCTACACTGCCATCTTGTTGCAATTTGTTAAATTCTTCTACCACATCCTTGCAAATACTGTCTGTGAATCTTTTGCATAACAGATCTCCAAATTCTGTCCAACTCAATCCAGGTTTTTCAAGTTTTATACCTCGGAACCACTTATCAGCCTTTTCATCTAGGTACATTTCTATTATTTCGACCTTCTGATTATCCAGAATTTGATAGTTCATAAAGTATTTGTCACATTTGCACAACTACTCTCTAGGATTTTCCCCAGTAAACAGCTGCAAGTCTATCTTAGGTGGATTAGGAAGCTGATACTTACCCCAATCTCTTTTGTAGGCATTCTATTGTTCACCTTCAGGTTGCAATCTCTGATGAGCTGGAGATGTAGGAAAATTGGCGTCTAATCCACCGTAATTCTTTCCGCTCTATCCGCAATCTTGTCCTTCGCAAGAGTCATCTTTGACAGAAGTACGTTGAACTTCTGATCCAAAGACTTGCTGAAATTCTGCTCCATTCTTGTCAATAGATTCTCCATTCGCTTGTCGTTTTCTTCCAATTCCATTTCAGATTGTTCTTAAGCTGTTGTTGCTCTGATTGATGGGAAAGCAGAGATTCCATCAATTCTTAGATTCCATCAATTCTTGGAGCTTGACTTCTTGCCTTTTTACTTGTTCTTCCAATGATCTGAATCTCGTACCTTCCGCCATGGAATTTGCTCGTGCTTCAAGGATCTAAGCTCTGATTACCAATTGTTATGATCTAAAGTAGAAATCATACAATTAGATAGGCAGATAGTTgaagaataagaagaagaagaagactgaGAAAGAGAACAAATGAGAGAGAATTAGAAGAGAGAGAATTGAGAGGGAAACAACTAAAATCTGTTATTACTTGTCTGACTGGACCTACGTGGGCCCCACTCTTATTACATTTCCCTAACTCAGCCACTAATCGCCCTAACTAACGTTTGAATCCTATTAATTGGAACGACATCGTTCTGTGACCCAATTTCCCCAAATTGCTGATTCCTAAATTCTAACCCAATTACCCGCCACCTAACAGATACTAGCAAGGTTTCATTGCCAGTTGGAGTCTCCATGGCATTTTAGTTGTTTGAAGTTTTCCGCCTCTACTTGCTTCCTCTCCCCTCCCTTAAGTTAGTCGCTTATCATAATTGAGTTTTGTGATAGGCAAGCTAACCAaggtttgtttctttttctgccTAAAGCACAAGATAAGTAGATTTGGTTTTAGATTCTTCAACGATTAAATGGAACTTCTTCGTTTACTAATACCTACTTGAACTTTTGATGACTTCCTAATCCTATTTTGTCTCTTCCTATTCTGGATACCAACGATCATATCATAGCTAACATCTAGATGGCACTGGTAGTGTGCTAAATTGATATATATTTTGTGTCTATTCTCCTTTTATTTTAGTAGATTTTTATGTTATTATGTGGATTCGAATTAAGTTTTGTATTTTGTTGGTGTCTTaggaatttgaaataaaaagaatttaaaaagagttgttgaaaaaattatttgatgTGAAGCACATGCATATCTTAAAGAGGTTGCAAAATTCAAAAGTATGGAACTAGGACTAATTTCAGATGATCGATTATTTCTGTGTAACTCTGGAGAAGAGACAAGAATTCTATTCTCTTTGGGAAGCCCTATTTTTATTGAAGATAATTAGTTAGGATATTATTTTATCATTATCTATGAAAGTAGATTATTCCAGTTGGGAAGGAAGATAATTCCTTTTAGTAGATACTTTTTAGAAGATATCTTCTTGAGTGGAAACATGGATAAATCCCTAATCCTGGCTGTCCATTTAGAATATCGTAGTTAGTTAGTtttacttctttttcttctctcaagACTCTAGAAAATATCAATAATTTTCTTGGTCACTTTTTTCCAAGAGGCGTGGCTAAGTTCTTTCTGGTCAAAGAATAAATTGAAGAATTAGTTCTACAAACAACTGCGATCGAATTTATTTTAACTATTTCTTTCATTAATTGGTATTTGTATATTTCCTTATTTTACTATTCATAATTATTGTGTTGGTTGGATATCTAGATCTCGGTACTTAATTCGACTAAATAATCTACTGCTAATTAACACAgttaaatctgtaattgttttGCTATTTTAATCCTCGTAGTGACTGCATAATTGGGTTTTTGTTAAAGAGACATGCAATCTAACTTAAATGAATCCTCATATCGTATTTGTTGGTTAGAACAAAATTTTTACATTCCTTAATACAATTAtgaaattaaattctacggtCGTATCTAGAGTTATCTTTCGATTAGAAAAGTAGTTAATGGCCGTACCTTAACTattgaaaaaataagaaaaaactgATTGTTGGAGATTattgacaactataaccaactTATCAATGAATGCTTGAATttatttttgcatcaatgaCCATGAATCATTTTTGAAGTTATTCCTTTGGCTAGAGTCATCGTTATCATTATTtagatttaattaatttttgcaTGTTTCCTTTGTTAgagttaattagttagtttaatTTTCTAGGAAAAATCCCCCCATTTAACTCTTGCTTTAGAAAGAAATAAATCAGTCAATTCATGTGAAGACGATTCTATTTACCATTGTGCTTTGatgactatatatatatatatatatatatatatatatatatatatatatatatatatatatatatatatatattgtggaATAGGTAATTATTTTAATTGGCTAACAACTTGTTAGGTACCTTAAAATAATGCATGAGATATTTTCTGGCAAATCctttgtgttttttttctttttttttccccttaaagTTTTGCTTGTCACCTACTAATTGTTGTAACTATTTTAACGTAGGCGTACATTGTTCATTCAAACTTTTGGGAGGTCAGCATTTGCTTCTGGATTGAAGAACGATGTCTTTTGCTCTTGTAATGTTCGGCCCGCAGATATTTGCGTTTGGACTTGGTTTGCTTTTGTAAAGTTGTCTTGACTTAGATGTGAAATTTCGGATACATACtactttataaaaatatttGTAGGGTGGTGTTGAATTTATCTACTCAATTGTGAATTGTGAAtttgtttctttgtttgaaaatttaatGCCTTATGCTGCCTGATTTTTTTGTGCCAACACATGGCTATAGGAGTTACTTGTccagttttttgttttatttcattttattttcacgTGTCCTCACTTGTGCTTATTTCAATGTACAATTTCATCTTGAAAATCCAGATAGCTGAAACGGCCATACTGCATGACAGGATAATGCAAATCAACTTTAGATGAATGCTAACATGTTATTATTGACAATGAAGGTAAAACTTTTATGTTGCCACCTGAGAGAGTTCAGAATCAAGTACCATTCTTTGAGAAAGAACCTTTTGTTAGTAAAATACTTTGATTTGGGATTGGGAAATGAACAAATTTTTTAACAAGCTCAAATATTTTACAGCAACGAAACTACGTGTAAAGTTGCTCAAATTACAGGCTCCGTTtggcaagtgaattttttggatatttgtcTAAtactttactgtaacttactgtagaagtttttaaaaatttttttgaagtgtatgtttttttgaatattttgaagtgtatagtttaaaatttttgagaagttttttgaggttactgtcgcgccccatttttcgcgatggaaaagaaagtaaataagaaggtgtttataaaaagatgtgatttattaataatagataaaaaaaggacctagaatgggacttaaaaagaatgcgacaatttgggtccaaaatttagtctaaaagggtttttaagaaaaaataggagtcgccacttggtatggggttttggtgtaccaagtcacccaaaaaatatttttgacaaaaataaaataaaacccttttcgacaactccaggtctttgaaaaaagagaaaatgagttcgggagtcacggttgaagaaagggaaggcaaaggttcaattaattcaaatctaaggcaccctttcaacctagtctaagctagttgcgaggtttagccaaaattttcctaatctaacccttgattttatcatatttggatgtttcttacatagatgcaaacctaaatttataaaatatcgaaaagatcaaaatgttcattcaagggtttaattgaaccaatcacattaattgcgaaggccaaaataattccttgaaggtgtcacgagtatgcaaatgatgaaattaaaagaaaagaaaagaaaattaaattatatacataaggTATAAGTGagcaaagaaaaatgaatgcaAGCATAACGGGTATGGGGGACAAAAATTCGTGACATGATTTTCTTATGTAGGGATTAATGgagtatttaaactaaaaagttataatcaccccatttcccatatttaaagaataattctcctaatatgaacaggcaaatgaactaatttaaatgaaatgcaattctaaatgacatgattaacacatatagaggataTGGGGTAATGTAATAGGGAATATTATACAATATGAGAAAAATcctaaagataaaaaaatatgcatgaaaatgtaatgaatatcacacaaaatgaatctagcgcaagatgacctaaagggtctagcgttggactagcccatttctaaaaatccttgctagcgttggactagcaagtaagcggagggagaaaccacaactagcgttggactagtgtggtgacgtcatgcattaacaattcatagcgaaacaaataaaacataaattaaaacaaataaacacataagagcacgtaacacataacacgtaaacataatatctagatgccaaaatcctaagaaaaacggacaaaacacataacacataagccacataaacacgcaacctatctattacatcgggggcgcctaactacaatctagaagggaaaaatataataaaacaaatctaattatcctatctattacattttttgaggtatttaaatgcctcttgaatcattataaaaattaactaaaacatatataagaaaatttgaatgaatatttaaatcaagtaaataaagcatataaaaatatataaacacataggaacaaataggagcacataagagcacgtaattgacattgaaataataaaataggggtacctcccgtttgaagtggtgactaaatggagtcaaattgtcctatttatactcacaatgaacaaaagaatcatggcaccactttaattgaaaataataataatgttaaaatactaaattcacattAACATGTCAAACgcaaagaaatttaagaacatctaaaaattgcaagttgaatatgttcaaaaataacataattagttattaaagaaaagaaacaatcataataaagagagtcaaaattcatcagggactgaattgcaaagaTTGAAAACTTTTAGGGACAGAAgttatatttttccaaagtttaagggtcaaaattaaatgaaagataaaattcagggaccaaaatgcaattaatttaaggacctaggtgaaaggaatttaaaatgttctgggccacaataaaactactccaaagaccaggggccaaagtgcaaatcGTAACCAGATCTGGGCAAGAACAAGGGCATCGGGCCGCTCTTTTATTTTACTTGGGCCAAACCTACCTAAGCCCAACTGAAAACCCAAGCTAAAACACACAGGCCAGCCCGTCCTTTTATCCCTCAAACCCAGCCAGAATACATGGGCTCCAACCTCTTAGCCCAAcggaaaacccaaaaaaaataaaccagAACCCAActccaaaacccaaccaaaactaactcttggcccattagaaaaataaacattagcccaattcccttttttctttcttttcttttctttctttttttttcttcttcttctttcttttctttcttccccatTCGTTCCGTCTCTTCTTCTTCCCAGGCGAGCTGAAGCTTCAGCTGGCGGCCATGGTGGTCGCCGGTGGCGCCGCCGCCGCCGACCGCTACCGCCGGTGACCTCTCCGGTTACCAAAAATCCTCAAAATACACCccctcactcgatttttcgcgtaggttccatttccggagttagtttttacaaaagatGATCTGAAAGtggccaaaaagtcaaaatacagtccagtttttattttttaaaacacccaaatctttcaccaaaaatcataaaaaatatattacaatgcTCCTTATAACCTCTATAATACAACTATGattttaatttgacaagaaaacaacataaaGAGACTAGAATAAAGCAAAACAGCccctaaaattcattttttccattttggcattttcacaAACACTTGACATGCATTCATAGGcccgtttcttttttcttagttATGTGCATGAATTGTCCCAAAAATTAGCAACCCAACAACCAAGGAAaccagcaaaagcaaaagaaaattaaacaatGAAGCATGGATTTAATGTGctaaacaaaactaaaaattaccTCAATGTAGGTGGCAATCGCTTGGTTGAAGTTTCTGATGCAAAGCTCCAATTATCCAACTGGTTGCTGCCTTGTTGTGTGCAAAATGTGTTGGAAAAATATTGGGAGAGATGAGAGCCGAGAGAAGGAGAGgcgttattcttttttttttcttttttttcggtTGAGAGACCAGAGAAAGAGCCgagggaattttttttcttgtctgTTTTTGTTTCTTGTCTGTTAAGAGCTAGCCGAGAGAGGGagggaaaattttttcctttcttccttcttctgtCCTGGAGAAAGCCGAGAGATGTCTTGTAGCCAAAATGGAGCTTGTGTGCTGAATCTTCCAAAATGATGATTTCTCAATTAATGAAAAGACAAGTCCATGGCCATTGAGTGTGAAAATGGGTTAATAGTTAATTTGGTGAaacaaaatgattttttgatttttttttatttttgttgttttgttttttttttttctcttttcgtaaagcaaacctgcaaaaaatgagaaaatgtacattaaaatacaagaaaataaataacttattaaatagaaaaatcctgggaaaatattaaaaattgacaaaaatttggtgtctacagcttgcccctctttgtctagagtttcaaagaaactcaagacaaagacgtagacaccaaattgcttATCTGTCTCTTGTAGCTGCACCTGAACTAAAATAAACAAACCAACACTTGGCTGAAATTATTGgacaaaatgatgcaataacATTGCAGAAAATGTGACCGGACCcatgtagagttgcctacgtatcccaccatgggaatcaggtcaaacgtagttcAAATGCAAGTGAACCACAATGAAACAAGTGCATTGACCAACTGTGAACTTTGCAAAGTCGAAAAAGTTTGGTCTCTCAGAATTTCTAAACATGACACACAAAATGAATGAGAAAGCACAATTATTAATCAAAACAGTCAAGAAAGTAACTTGTCATAACtagaaaaagatgcgcggagggacgcgattacgctccaacaggaaattaaattgtcaagaagggggagatagaagggtgcgcggtggacgctgagactcaccaacaggaatttaaatttgtcaagaatgagaggtagaagggtgcgcggtggacgctgagactcaccaacaggaaattaaattgatgcgcggagggacgcgattacgctccaacaggaatttaaatttgtcaagaataggagatagaagggtgcgcggtggacgctgagactcaccaacaggaatttaaattgatgcgcggagggacgcgattacgctccaacaggaaattaaatggtcaagaatgggaggtagaagggtgcgcggtggacgctgagactcaccaacagaaatttaaattgatgcgcggagggacgcgattacgctccaacaggaatttaaatttgtcaagaatgggagatagaagggtgcgcggtggacgctgagactcaccaacaggaaattaaattgatgcgcggagggacgcgattacgctccaacagaaaattaaatttgtcaagaagggggatagaagggtgcgcggtgaacgctgagactcaccaacaggaatttaaattggtgcgcggagggacgcgattacgctccaacagaaaattaaatttgtcaagaaggggagatagaagggtgcgcggtggacgctgagac
Encoded proteins:
- the LOC140016564 gene encoding uncharacterized protein, with product MELEENDKRMENLLTRMEQNFSKSLDQKFNVLLSKMTLAKDKIADRAERITKVEIIEMYLDEKADKWFRGIKLEKPGLSWTEFGDLLCKRFTDSICKDVVEEFNKLQQDGSVEEYQEKFEELKSLMLIKNRNLDENYFISSFISGLYEEIKPMIRMLKPDTLTETFELSQWQEY